One genomic segment of Ignavibacteriota bacterium includes these proteins:
- a CDS encoding XdhC family protein, which yields MKEVDLWIFVYNKLNRNIKVNLLIVADSSLSSPGKSGFKMAISEDVETYGTIGGGIMEFDILNEIRGTLNFTEPVNFIRKLHHSKTKDGHSSGLICGGTQTLIVQTLTIENRDLVKNIIDNLEDQINGVLRLNPFGLDYTPHKENDKDINLFFEDEQNWQYEENIGLLNTVYIIGGGHVGLAVSRVMSTLDFYVVTFDQRDDIITMKQNTFADKKIITKYDEVNKFIRESKKSYAIIVTPNHDGDKEALKSIIGLKLKYIGLMGSEKKSKSIFSHLESEGINSELFKKVHTPVGLEINAESPEEIAISIAAEIIKIKNLI from the coding sequence ATGAAAGAAGTTGATTTATGGATTTTCGTTTACAATAAACTTAACAGAAATATAAAAGTAAATTTATTAATTGTTGCTGATTCAAGTTTGTCTTCTCCAGGAAAATCCGGATTTAAAATGGCAATTTCCGAAGACGTTGAAACCTACGGAACAATTGGCGGCGGAATTATGGAGTTTGATATTTTAAACGAAATCAGAGGAACTCTTAATTTTACTGAACCAGTTAATTTTATTAGAAAACTTCATCACAGCAAAACAAAAGATGGGCATTCATCCGGGTTAATTTGCGGCGGAACTCAAACATTAATTGTACAAACATTAACAATAGAAAATCGTGATTTAGTGAAAAATATAATTGATAATTTGGAAGATCAAATAAATGGCGTGTTAAGGTTAAATCCGTTTGGGCTTGATTATACGCCGCATAAAGAAAATGACAAAGATATAAATTTGTTTTTTGAAGATGAGCAAAATTGGCAATACGAAGAAAATATAGGATTACTTAATACAGTTTATATTATTGGCGGAGGTCATGTTGGATTAGCAGTTTCAAGAGTTATGTCAACTTTAGATTTTTATGTTGTTACTTTTGATCAAAGAGATGATATAATTACAATGAAGCAAAATACATTTGCTGATAAAAAAATTATTACAAAATATGATGAAGTAAATAAGTTTATTCGTGAATCAAAAAAATCTTATGCAATAATTGTAACTCCAAATCATGATGGAGATAAGGAAGCATTAAAATCAATTATTGGATTGAAACTAAAATATATTGGATTAATGGGAAGCGAAAAAAAATCCAAAAGTATTTTTTCACATTTGGAATCCGAAGGAATTAATTCAGAATTGTTTAAAAAAGTTCACACTCCGGTTGGATTAGAAATAAATGCAGAATCTCCGGAAGAAATTGCAATTAGTATTGCGGCAGAAATTATAAAGATTAAGAATTTAATTTAG
- a CDS encoding molybdopterin-dependent oxidoreductase has protein sequence MNTDVIKHVSGNSLFVDDFPILEGTLFAKVFTSSIAHGKIKNINLESAKSFPGVVKILTSEDIPGINQVGGIIQDETLLAENDVHFIGEPIALVIAESQKIAKEAANLIEIEFEELEIIVDPRKAFEVNSLIMPPKIFESGNVSEAWTKCDIIVEGNVESGGQEHLYLETQSAVAIPKETNEIKIISSTQSPTAVQKTIAKVLNLPMNKIEVDVLRLGGAFGGKEDQATHWATLAALGTYHTSKPVKLVLSRSEDLFMTGKRHPYSSDFKIGITKDLKILAYEVMFYQNAGAVADLSPAILERTLFHATNSYFIPNVKATAISCKTNLPPFTAFRGFGGPQGKFVIESAIHKTAEKLKIDVSEIQKKNLISEKDFFYYGQQAENSKANICWQTADEKFDFNSLKMQVDVFNSENKFFKKGLAVMPICFGISFTNTFLNQASSLVHVYNDGSIGVSTGAVEMGQGVNEKIKLAVAKTFSVKVERIKIESTNTTRNANTSATAASSGADLNGNAAIKAAQSILKRLLEFAASELKIQDLSKLKIVNEKVFYDNHETNLKWDELILKAYQNRINLSSHEFYATPEIFFDRKNNKGNPFAYHVYGTSITGVTIDCVRGTYEIDFVKIVHDFGKSIDNKIDIGQAEGGLVQGIGWMTMEELKYSDKGKLLSNSLSTYKVPDIYSVPKNIEIEFLENSENRFGLLKSKAIGEPPLMYGIGTFFAIYNAVKSFNPKSKLEYSSPITPEKVLLGLYS, from the coding sequence TTGAACACTGATGTGATTAAACATGTTTCTGGCAATTCACTTTTTGTTGATGATTTCCCTATTCTTGAAGGAACTTTATTCGCTAAAGTTTTTACTTCTTCAATTGCACACGGAAAAATAAAAAATATAAATTTAGAAAGTGCCAAATCTTTTCCCGGCGTTGTTAAAATTTTAACTTCGGAAGATATTCCCGGAATAAATCAAGTTGGCGGAATAATTCAAGATGAAACTCTTTTAGCCGAAAACGATGTTCATTTTATTGGAGAGCCAATTGCTCTCGTAATTGCAGAATCTCAAAAAATTGCAAAGGAAGCTGCAAATTTAATTGAAATCGAATTTGAAGAATTAGAAATTATTGTTGATCCGAGAAAAGCTTTTGAAGTAAATTCTTTAATAATGCCTCCAAAAATTTTTGAAAGCGGAAATGTTTCCGAAGCTTGGACGAAATGTGATATTATTGTTGAAGGAAATGTTGAAAGCGGCGGACAAGAACATTTATATCTGGAAACACAATCTGCCGTTGCAATTCCAAAAGAAACAAACGAAATAAAAATAATTTCATCTACACAAAGTCCAACCGCAGTTCAAAAAACTATTGCAAAAGTTTTAAATTTACCAATGAACAAAATTGAGGTAGATGTTTTAAGATTAGGCGGCGCATTTGGAGGCAAGGAAGATCAAGCAACACATTGGGCAACATTGGCAGCTTTGGGAACTTATCATACAAGTAAACCGGTAAAGCTTGTTTTATCTCGATCCGAAGATTTATTTATGACGGGAAAACGTCATCCATATTCTTCTGATTTTAAAATTGGTATTACGAAAGATTTAAAAATTCTTGCGTATGAAGTTATGTTTTATCAGAATGCCGGAGCTGTTGCTGATCTTTCTCCCGCAATTTTAGAACGAACTTTATTTCATGCGACAAATTCTTATTTCATTCCAAATGTAAAAGCGACGGCTATAAGTTGTAAAACTAATCTTCCCCCATTTACTGCATTTAGAGGTTTTGGCGGACCTCAAGGAAAATTTGTTATTGAATCTGCAATTCATAAAACTGCAGAAAAATTAAAAATTGATGTAAGTGAAATCCAGAAGAAAAATTTAATTTCAGAAAAAGATTTTTTCTATTATGGACAGCAAGCAGAAAATTCTAAAGCAAATATTTGCTGGCAAACTGCTGATGAAAAATTTGATTTTAATTCATTGAAAATGCAAGTAGATGTTTTCAACTCCGAAAATAAATTTTTCAAAAAAGGTTTGGCGGTTATGCCAATTTGTTTTGGAATTTCATTTACAAATACATTCTTAAATCAAGCAAGTTCATTGGTTCATGTTTATAATGATGGAAGTATTGGAGTAAGTACTGGTGCGGTTGAAATGGGTCAAGGTGTAAATGAGAAAATTAAATTAGCAGTTGCAAAAACTTTTTCTGTAAAAGTTGAAAGGATAAAAATTGAATCGACAAATACAACTCGAAACGCAAATACTTCTGCAACTGCGGCAAGCAGTGGAGCTGATCTAAATGGAAATGCTGCAATTAAAGCTGCTCAATCAATTTTAAAAAGATTATTAGAATTTGCCGCTTCTGAATTAAAAATTCAAGATTTATCAAAACTTAAAATTGTAAACGAAAAAGTTTTTTACGATAATCATGAAACAAATTTGAAATGGGATGAATTAATTCTAAAAGCATATCAGAATAGAATTAATCTTTCATCACATGAATTTTACGCAACTCCGGAAATATTTTTTGATAGAAAAAATAATAAAGGAAATCCTTTTGCATACCATGTTTACGGAACATCCATAACCGGCGTTACTATTGATTGCGTGCGAGGAACTTACGAAATTGATTTTGTAAAAATTGTTCACGATTTTGGAAAAAGTATTGATAACAAAATTGATATTGGTCAAGCTGAAGGCGGATTAGTTCAAGGAATTGGCTGGATGACAATGGAAGAATTAAAATATTCAGATAAAGGTAAATTGCTCTCCAATTCTCTTTCGACATACAAAGTGCCGGATATTTATTCTGTTCCGAAAAATATTGAAATTGAATTTTTAGAAAACTCAGAAAATAGATTTGGACTTTTAAAAAGTAAAGCAATCGGAGAACCGCCGTTGATGTACGGAATTGGAACTTTTTTTGCGATTTATAATGCTGTAAAAAGTTTTAATCCAAAAAGTAAACTTGAATATTCTTCGCCAATAACTCCAGAAAAAGTTTTACTGGGTTTGTATTCTTAA